DNA sequence from the Halobacterium sp. DL1 genome:
AAGAGGACGTTCCCCGGGCGGTAGTCGCCGTGGACGAGCGTCGGCCCCGACCTGGGGGACGCGTGCTCCCGGAGCCACTCGCCCACGGACCGGAGTTCCGGAACCTCCCGGCCCGTCGCGCTCGTCGCGGCGTCGAGGCGCGCCATCGCCCGGTCAACCATCTCCGTCGGCGTCTGGCGCTCGCAGACGTCAGCGAACGGCCCGGGGTCCAGCGAGTGGATCTCCGCGAGCGTGTCTATCAGCCCCTCGGCGAGTCGCCGCCGCGACCCGGGGGTCCGGAACCGCTCGGGCAGGTCCGACCCCAGCGGCACCGCCTCGCCATCGAGGAACGTCGTCACGACGAACTCGTCGCCGAACACCGACTCGTCCTCGCAGTGCAACACGGGTTCCGGCGCGGGAACGTCGGTGTCCGCAAGGCGTTCGAGTACCCGGTACTCCGCGTCCAGGTCGACGACCAGGTCCGTCTCCCGTAGATTCCGCGGTCGCCGGAGGACGTACGCCCGCTCCTCCTCGGCTGTCGATACCGCGAGCGAGAGGTTCAGCGCCTCGTGGAGCACCTCGATGTCTACTACGTCGTCGTCGAGTTCCGCGGAGAGGTAGGATTGCAGGGCGGCAGTGTCGAGGGCAGACATGTTCGGAGAGAAACTGGGTGATGGTAAAAGTCTCGTCGTGGTGTGAGAAGTGTTTACAGATAGGAATCGAGCCATACCATTAAAAACCGACCCCGTAACTGTAAATTCAGTAGTATAATCTATCTTCCAGACGGTGGCCCTGATAATATGCCAGAATTAAGCGAACCGGCACTGAACCGCCAAGAACGACTCACCAGAGATTACATTCTCCCCGCTCTGCCAAGCGAATTCAGGGAGCCTGATGGATTAAACGAGAAGGAAGTACAGATTGTGAAGTCGGTTCTCGCCAAACAGTATGTCGAGCACGCGAATTTAGGAGTTATTGGGAAAACAGCGACAATACTGATAGCGTATGATTTCTTATTCGTTTTCCAAGCCCAGATCTACGGTTTAGTTCTTAGCATGTTAGGTAGTCTTGCTTTGGCACTACCAGCGCTACATACACCTGGGCTCTGTAGTTTCGCTAGACGGAGACGCCGCGACTGCGTTATTGCTGTAGAAAGCGAAGAGACAGAACGTTTTGGTATCGGAATTCCGCCTCCTCACGCGTGTTACGGTCGCTAAGGCTAAATCTGTTGTCGCTACCCCGGACGAACCCGCCGACCCCGAAGGGGGTCGCGGGTTCGCCGAGTGGGCGATGCTCACGCTGCATGCACTCCGCATCGAGCTGGGAAAATCCTACCGCGTCGCGGTGGATTTGCTCAGCGAAATGCCTGGCGTCCTCGAAGAGATTGGCCTCACGCGTCTCCCGCACTATACCGTTCTCCGCACGTGGTTCGCACGGATTCCGACCAAGACGTGGCGTGCGTTCCTCGACGCGTCGGTCGAGGAACGCACTGGCCACGCGGCTATCGATTCGACAGGCTTCGACCGCGACCAGCCCAGCCGCCACTACGCTAACCGCACTAACTACCGCGTCCGAGCGCTCAAAGTCACTGCACTCGTGGATGTCGAAACGCTGTACATCACCGACATCCACTCGACCACTTCGAAGAAACACGATGCGA
Encoded proteins:
- a CDS encoding transposase ISH9, which encodes MVSEFRLLTRVTVAKAKSVVATPDEPADPEGGRGFAEWAMLTLHALRIELGKSYRVAVDLLSEMPGVLEEIGLTRLPHYTVLRTWFARIPTKTWRAFLDASVEERTGHAAIDSTGFDRDQPSRHYANRTNYRVRALKVTALVDVETLYITDIHSTTSKKHDAKIGPQVARRNAGDLRSLAADRGYDAKAFRDELRENGIRPLIKHRIMNPLDHAHNARMDGDRYHQRSMSETVFSSIKRTLGAAVRARSWWLEFREMLLKATVYNLRRSVRYP
- a CDS encoding aminoglycoside phosphotransferase — translated: MQSYLSAELDDDVVDIEVLHEALNLSLAVSTAEEERAYVLRRPRNLRETDLVVDLDAEYRVLERLADTDVPAPEPVLHCEDESVFGDEFVVTTFLDGEAVPLGSDLPERFRTPGSRRRLAEGLIDTLAEIHSLDPGPFADVCERQTPTEMVDRAMARLDAATSATGREVPELRSVGEWLREHASPRSGPTLVHGDYRPGNVLFAGDDDPEIAGVLDWETAMLGDPLTELGYLLLRWRDEGDTTPSLDELGARHPDEEALEQLRDVEENGLAPFTSDPGTPSRRELVARYEAATGFDVEDVDYYLAHAAFMLATVWEDLHRSRVEAGDDSGFPPLVDYVTKTARNLVDGEFRP